TTTTCTGACTGAACCTTCTCTtgattttctatttaaaagGATGGGGTTAATTTCATAAACGCTAATATTCTtagatttaattattattttagttttattttatgaatgcaGTCGAACTTTGTACCTCTCCATTTCTCAAAGTCCTCCTCTTTGTCGCCACACGTCAGTCTGCTCGGCACTGGTTTCGGTGTCCCCTCCTCTGAGATGAAGGACAAGCCAAATGCTACTCCCCCCTTCTTCTCCGTCACTTCTTCGGTGACCATTGTACGAATCACCTTCTCGTACTCCTCAGCTTCCTCCTTTCCCATCACCCCAACCTTATTATTTCTTG
This portion of the Magallana gigas chromosome 7, xbMagGiga1.1, whole genome shotgun sequence genome encodes:
- the LOC105334790 gene encoding uncharacterized protein gives rise to the protein MGIFQSCLARNNKVGVMGKEEAEEYEKVIRTMVTEEVTEKKGGVAFGLSFISEEGTPKPVPSRLTCGDKEEDFEKWRENQEKVQSEKQDRAQQRREEALVQKKIENAHKETERLEKYVNAADG